A single Methanocalculus alkaliphilus DNA region contains:
- a CDS encoding ABC transporter ATP-binding protein: protein MGVITARKLEKRFPDLTAVDQISFSVEEKEIFGFLGPNGAGKTTTMKMIHCVSPKTGGTLSVFGMDVEREPRKIKQRLGIVPQENNLDPDFSAFQNLTIYGRYFGIPRHDAETKADELLEFMQLSEKRDVLIEKLSGGMKRRLIIARALMNDPQLLILDEPTIGLDPQARHLIWEKLRHLKAAGCTQVMTTHYLDEAERLCDRLVIMDHGKILVEGSPETLVREYAGSEIIETTPTPEAIACLEAGDIPYDIFSDLLQVQTATPQTIAQTLMESCRHTNVTVRRATLEDVFLKLTGRTLRE, encoded by the coding sequence ATGGGGGTGATAACAGCACGGAAGCTGGAGAAGCGGTTCCCTGACCTGACAGCTGTTGATCAGATCAGCTTCTCGGTGGAAGAGAAGGAGATCTTTGGGTTTCTTGGACCAAATGGTGCCGGAAAAACGACAACAATGAAGATGATCCATTGCGTCTCACCAAAGACCGGAGGAACCCTCTCCGTCTTTGGAATGGATGTGGAAAGAGAACCACGGAAGATCAAGCAACGACTCGGTATTGTACCTCAGGAGAATAATCTTGATCCTGACTTCTCTGCATTCCAGAACCTGACGATTTATGGCCGCTACTTCGGGATACCCCGCCATGACGCCGAGACGAAGGCAGATGAGCTTCTTGAGTTTATGCAACTTTCAGAGAAGAGGGATGTCCTGATCGAGAAGCTCTCAGGCGGGATGAAGCGGCGACTGATCATTGCACGGGCGTTGATGAATGATCCACAGCTCCTCATACTGGACGAACCCACCATCGGCCTCGATCCCCAGGCCCGCCACCTCATCTGGGAAAAGTTACGCCATCTGAAGGCAGCAGGATGTACCCAGGTGATGACGACCCATTACCTGGATGAAGCTGAAAGGCTCTGCGATCGTCTTGTCATCATGGATCATGGAAAGATCCTTGTTGAGGGGAGTCCGGAGACACTTGTCAGGGAGTATGCAGGATCTGAGATCATTGAGACTACCCCCACTCCCGAAGCCATCGCCTGCCTGGAAGCCGGGGATATCCCCTATGATATTTTTAGCGATCTCCTCCAGGTACAGACCGCAACACCCCAGACCATCGCACAAACGCTGATGGAGTCATGCCGCCATACGAATGTTACAGTCCGACGGGCGACGCTTGAGGATGTCTTTCTGAAGCTCACCGGAAGGACGCTTCGGGAGTAG